In a single window of the Scyliorhinus torazame isolate Kashiwa2021f chromosome 2, sScyTor2.1, whole genome shotgun sequence genome:
- the LOC140389815 gene encoding T-box brain protein 1-like: protein MQLEHCLSSSIMLSKKFLNVNSTYPNSELALHDPIISASDNLERSSPLKKITRGMTNQSEADNFPDSKDASGDVQRSKLSPVLDGVSEIRHNFDGSAADRYLLSQSSQPQQPTAAPSAMFPYTGQHGPTHPAFSISSPSRYMAHHPVITNGAYNSILSNSSPQGYPATGYPYPQQYGHSYQGGPFYQFSSGQPGLVPGKAQVYLCNRPLWLKFHRHQTEMIITKQGRRMFPFLSFNISGLDPTAHYNIFVDIILADPNHWRFQGGKWVPCGKADTNVQGNRIYMHPDSPNTGAHWMRQEISFGKLKLTNNKGASNNNGQMVVLQSLHKYQPRLHVVEVNEDGAEDSNQPGRVQTFTFPETQFIAVTAYQNTDITQLKIDHNPFAKGFRDNYDTIYTGCEVDRLTPSPSDSPRSQIVPSSRYAVTQSFLQEQFVNNYAKARFHHAGPGAGGGGERSVPHSNGLLSPQQAEEPAAPSPQRWFVTPLQQPANNRLDFSAYDTDFAGNAILSYGVGVKALPLQAGTRPLGYYPDPSGWGARSPQYSCKSSSVLPWARGASTNSYLEEAAAAAAAAAAEGLGPGSGPGSERSPLAAAAEDTKPKELPDSAWIEAPSSIKSIDSSDSGIYEQAKRRRISADGPPPPAPATESPSPLKSEALTPRDCEKNCAKEMAFYGFYSHT, encoded by the exons ATGCAGTTGGAGCACTGCTTATCTTCATCTATAATGCTCTCCAAGAAATTTCTGAATGTGAATAGTACTTATCCCAACAGTGAGCTTGCTTTACACGATCCCATTATCTCGGCCAGTGACAACCTCGAAAGAAGTTCACCTCTGAAAAAAATTACCAGGGGGATGACGAATCAATCAGAGGCAGACAATTTTCCTGACTCCAAGGACGCGTCGGGGGACGTCCAGAGAAGCAAGCTCTCTCCTGTTTTGGACGGGGTCTCTGAAATTCGTCATAATTTCGATGGATCAGCAGCAGACAGATATCTCCTGTCACAATCGAGCCAACCACAGCAACCGACTGCTGCTCCCAGTGCTATGTTTCCTTACACTGGCCAGCATGGACCAACACATCCCGCTTTTTCTATTAGCAGTCCGAGCAGGTATATGGCTCACCATCCTGTGATCACAAATGGAGCCTACAATAGCATTTTGTCCAATTCTTCTCCTCAAGGCTATCCGGCCACTGGTTACCCATACCCACAACAGTATGGACACAGCTATCAGGGAGGACCTTTCTATCAATTTTCTTCTGGCCAGCCAGGACTGGTTCCCGGCAAAGCCCAGGTGTACTTGTGTAATAGGCCGCTGTGGCTTAAATTCCATAGGCATCAAACCGAAATGATCATCACGAAGCAAGGCAG GCGGATGTTTCCATTTTTGAGTTTTAACATCTCTGGTCTAGATCCGACTGCCCATTACAACATCTTTGTTGACATTATTCTGGCTGATCCCAACCACTGGCGATTCCAGGGAGGAAAATGGGTTCCTTGCGGAAAAGCGGATACCAACGTACAAG GTAACAGGATCTACATGCACCCAGACTCGCCAAACACAGGTGCTCACTGGATGAGACAAGAAATTTCCTTTGGAAAATTAAAATTAACCAATAACAAGGGAGCATCAAACAACAATGGTCAG ATGGTGGTTCTACAGTCTCTACATAAATATCAGCCACGACTCCATGTAGTTGAAGTGAATGAGGATGGAGCGGAGGATTCGAATCAACCCGGCAGGGTTCAGACCTTCACTTTTCCAGAGACCCAGTTCATTGCAGTTACAGCCTATCAAAATACAGAT ATCACACAGTTGAAAATAGACCACAATCCCTTTGCCAAAGGATTTAGAGATAACTATGATAC GATCTACACGGGCTGTGAGGTTGACCGGCTCACTCCATCCCCGAGTGACTCTCCCCGGTCACAGATTGTGCCGAGCAGCCGCTACGCTGTCACCCAGTCCTTCCTGCAGGAGCAGTTCGTTAATAACTACGCCAAGGCGCGCTTTCACCACGCTGGCCCCGGGGCCGGAGGCGGCGGCGAGCGGAGCGTCCCCCACAGCAACGGGCTGCTGTCCCCGCAGCAAGCCGAGGAACCGGCCGCCCCGTCCCCGCAGCGCTGGTTCGTTACTCCGCTGCAGCAGCCGGCCAACAACCGCCTCGACTTCTCGGCCTACGACACCGACTTCGCGGGTAACGCCATCCTGTCGtacggggtgggggtgaaggcgctgCCGCTGCAGGCCGGCACCCGGCCCCTCGGCTACTATCCCGACCCGTCCGGCTGGGGGGCTCGCAGCCCGCAGTACTCGTGCAAATCGAGCTCTGTGCTGCCCTGGGCCCGCGGGGCCTCCACCAACTCGTACCTGGAAGAGGCGGCCGCGGCAGCAGCGGCGGCTGCGGCCGAGGGATTGGGCCCGGGCTCCGGTCCCGGCTCCGAGCGCTCGCCCCTGGCGGCCGCCGCCGAGGACACCAAGCCGAAGGAGCTGCCCGACTCGGCCTGGATCGAGGCGCCGTCTTCCATCAAGTCCATCGACTCGAGCGACTCGGGCATCTACGAACAGGCCAAGAGGAGGCGCATCTCGGCGGATGGGCCCCCGCCTCCGGCCCCGGCCACTGAGAGCCCGTCTCCCCTCAAGAGCGAGGCGCTGACCCCCAGAGACTGCGAGAAAAACTGCGCCAAGGAGATGGCCTTTTACGGCTTCTACTCGCACACTTAA